One Vanessa atalanta chromosome 15, ilVanAtal1.2, whole genome shotgun sequence genomic window, CTGAATAGATTTTTGTGTCATCTCTAATTGATTTTTGTAGTAGCGACAAGCTGGATTTGGACAATTTTGAACAACTTCAACTATAAACTCTTTCTCCATGCCAAATTGATCACGTCCGATAGTATATGACTCTACAACCTGTTAGGgaaaaacattcataataaattggTAACACCTTCCACTACACGATGTTACACGATGATTTGTTAAGTCttgccaatttaaaaaaattacttttcatataaacaaaattacataattgtgcaattttaaaaccaaaaataaatattttcaagagaataaatatgttttaaatatgcaTTAATGATAAGTTgtgttttaatgttacaaatgaaaaaaaaaaatgatattattttatgtacttacGGCTCGGACAGTAGCTTCCAACCCAAGATGTAGTCCATGGGGGCCATTCATATGTTTTAACATTACTGCATTAGCAAAATGTTCATATGGAAGAATAATTTTTCCATTTTCACGGTAAATAAGTCTACCTTGAGCATCTAAGCCCACTCTTGAAGCCatcattctaataataaaaaggaaatacaatgtaaatgtaaaaaatattgtgaatatttcaatAGACCTTTATCTATGCCTGTTATTTTGAGGCATTCATATGTCTAAATCTACTTCATTCTCTCCACATTAGAGTTGTTTGTTATGAGTACAAATAACTAAACAAGATTGCACTAGGAATTTTCACTAGGGAACTGGTATTATGCCAtagaacttttaaatataatttatcaaatatattttttatttatttgtaaataagatgATTGTTTAacctaatactaatattatttagacaGACTTACTGTAAATAGGCAGCACTAGGAAGCATAGATGATTCTTTTAAATCACTAAAGCACTGCAAAAGTTCAATGCTAGGACTCCAGCCTTTGTTTTGCAAGTATAATTGCAGCAGCATATAAAGTTTCTCTGTCACATATCCTTCAGCACTATGCGGTGCAGCTGCGCTTGAGCTGCTTGATGCACCGCTGGCATTTCCCGTACTTTTCGCCAGAACACTTTTCATTGTCTCCGCCAAATCCATCTTGTAGATGTCTAAATAAGTCCTCTTTTGGGAATCCTGTGCGAACACGAAAGTAAACTAAATAGCATGTTAATAATCGATAGTAGCAGACATTTGTAGAACTTCAAGCACACAGTTGCAAAAGTAAACTTACACTCACCAGAATGAATGTATGTCTTTATCTACAAATGCGAAATACGATTAATATAAACGGTATTGAAAAAACTACATTCATAAGACGTTTTAAGATACAAATAAgagtaaattattgaaataatggaAGCTTCTTTCTTTTTGACACTGTCAACATCGTTGTGTTTATAGATTATCTGTGTTTTTGCACAGtactatataaaatgtatataatctgtatagattataaattaatcttaaaagaaATCAACCTGTAAgatgaaacaaaaaatcatgtctataataaatatgggtcaagtatatttgtatgatataataaaataacttaaaaatacataataaagtaaatgactaaaatgtttttttcaggttttttgacaaattaaagaaaaaataaattgtcattgtCAAACGTCAATTTTCATGAATGACAGATAAACACAATGTCAGATGTCTAATATAACCATAAGTTGGCTTAAgaggttattaatttaatgcttAATAAGACAATAAgtctttattttgtattaaaatggaTGAACTAATTGTAGGGACCTATGAAGGATTTTTGCTGGGATATTCACTGCTACCTCAAGAAGATGTAAGTAACTACATTTTctttcacattaataataaaattgcaagCATGCTCCTTGTAATTGTAATACTAAATGTTTACTTAATCATTTTAGGGacggaaattaaaacaaacgttTGCAACGCATTCTCATACAGCGTCAGTACGTTGCATATCAATTGCTGGTAAATTTTTAGCTTCAGGTGGAACAGACGACAAAGTGGTcgtaatagatttaaaaacacGTAAAGAGCATACAGTTCTCATGAATCATGACGGCACAGTGAATGCCGTTGCTTTTACTCATGGAGGGACGCATTTGCTCACAGGCAGTGATGATGGATGTATAATTGTAACTAGAACAGGCAATTGGCAAACTGAGAAAATCTGGAAAAAAGCTCACGGtggtaagtttatattaattttaaataaaaatcgtaaattattaatattacgtatCTTGAtctttatttcttacaatgtttgtaagaaataaacttatttagaaAGAACCTTATTTTGTTCTGTATATATTCTTgtctcaatattaaataattgtactgTTAATggtaatctaaaaataatttataaaatttgcagGTCAACCTGTAACTGCCATTTCTGTTCACCCATCAGATAAGTTAGCACTAAGTATTGGAGGTGATAAAACGCTACGAACTTGGAATCTTGTAAAGGGTCGTCCAGCATTTACAATCAATCTTGGAAGCAAAGGAGTAACTCTGCcaactgaaattaaattttcaccTACTGGTGATAGGTTCTCACTTATTTCTTTACAGAATATTGATGTATGGACTATTAGCAAAGCAGGATTAGAAAAACGCTTGACATGCAATTCAAAACCTAGCACAGCTCAATGGACTGATGATGATAGGTTATTTGTTGGTCTTGAAAATGGGAATTTAATTAAGTTCACAGTATCAGAAACGCGTGCACAAACATTTCAGGCCCACAAACAAAGAGTAAAGTGCATGCATTATgaaaatgaaactttatataCTGCTTCAAGTACGGGTGAGCTAAAATCTTGGTCTATTAATGACAATATATTAGAGGAAATCTGCTCTGCAAATGCCGCTTGCAGAGTTACTTGTGTAGCATTAAATAGGCAGAGTCACCtaattaagaaagaaaaatcTGATGATgagattgaagaacaaaatgTCTCAGATAACAGTGAAAATATTTCTGACACTGATAcaaataatgtacaaaaaacCTCATTGAAAAGAAAACCCGGCGCATTTGTAACAATTAGTTATGATGATAAAGAAGCCGAAGAAAATAAACCATCTCCAGCAAAGAAAACAAAGAGGAAGAAGAgaaataagaagaaaaataaaaatgttgaataataaaatgttatatatttaaatccttttttttttcattagaacataaatgttaattaaaaatagacttATATTAACAAGATAACCTTGATTAATTGCAAAATAAGGAATGGAATAGCCTTAAATGGTCCAGAGCTGTGATGTTACAGTATTGAAGGCCTCTATTAAgcttttaacatgtttttttttattttatctattcttcttattgttgttataacaaataactattaaattgaaAGTAGCTTCGAGCTCATTACTGTAGTGAGTAGCGTAGTTAGTGCGACCCATACGCAATAGCATTTGGGGGTGGCAAAATTTTAcaagtaatttctttttttcattcaaGACTTGAATTTCAAGATTTGAATTGAAAGGCGAAATGATATCGCCTTAATATATGGCGTCGGCAATGTTAGTCATCTGACAGTAAATATGCTCGACaagtatttttcataatatcgtCGTTTTCTACAAATAAGCTAAGTAAGATTCCCATCGTTATGTTTGTAACAAAAATGGCGCACATAAAGTGCcgtcacaaaatatttttgtaaaaatattaattaggttCAAGTTAAATTACTCCAATAATTCTGAACATCTGGCAAAAGGcaataacatacattacattaaattctCGTTCACCATTAAAGGAATAAGGGATGATCTcagctcccaaagttggtgtcGTATTGACGATGTacaggaatggtttatatttcatacaataacaatatctATGGTTGTGGTTTTTGTCTCTGTATAGTATTTCATTCTATCTTGGTCAAGGcggtaataaaatttctttaatcTGTTCTTATGTAGTTAGCATTAccaattaatcaatttaaaaacatgttttaaaacGGTAACAAATAGATATATTCTCGATTAAAGatttatagatgataaaataaacttgGAGTTAGCATCCAAAAACAAGAAATTTTTAGGTAggataaactataatttaattaatattcctattaaatatatttaatatattcctgtaaaaatgtttagaaaaatgtaactaatgagtttcttacTGGTTCTTTAAGCAAAATTAATAACCAGCAATAGAATTaggtttttttacataatagccTACTACCTTCAAATTAGATACAGTGATTTTCTATATTTCTGTgcaatttggtttatttttatcttctgTTTTTTTTCAGCGGTCTGTCTTCTGTTTATTTTCATAcgggatataataaaaaacagtgTGATATAGACTTtggtttctttatttatttataaataaaattctttcttCTGAACACACccaaaatacataaacaataaattgtaaggttataataaattaatttggtcccaaaataaatattaaaataatttaaatgaaagtaaattaaaaaaatcaacaaatataaaaaaaagtactcaTCAATTTTGGCAATAGTTAATGGAGTTctacttatattaattgttaaatcttaatcgaaataaataatctaaatgtaTGATGTATATTCAGTCATACGAACACAACAAACATGCATTAGTCTCCAGTCAGTCCGCTTCGAGACTATATATACACGGTAAATGTAGCTACAGAACCAAACTCGTCTAAGGATACACAGACAGATTAACACTTAGAAAATCCTAGTAATGTCGCCTAAGAAAACTATAAAGCTTGTCTAAAATCATTTAACACACAATGAAATAACTATATTGAGAGAAAGTCATTGGaatgtaatataaatcatttagaTTGTTATAACAGGAACTGGGATGTAGGCAGCTCGTCTAATaaatactgtaattattattgctgTAAAAGATGTGGATATCCTCTTACATCATGAGATCACACAATAGTGAATGCtcgatactaatattttaatacacaaataCATGGGATATATACGAATAATTATTCACCTAAGTACATTTTGTgcagtataatttataaataaatgccaTTACCAAAATCAACTTGTAAATTTCTGAATATTGACTTAAGACGACTATCGCaatgttatcattttattaatacatagatCCTAAATTATTACACTTCGAAGTTACAATTTATcctaaaaattgaaaaattccGGAGAAAAAAGTTTTAGTAGTAGTTCATAAGTCCGAATAGCTTACAAATTGATCTTATGACTAGATTGAGCCAGTATTTTCAGACAATCCATCAACACACACTAAACTCAGAATTAtagacatttaatataaaatgtaggaACAACGAAGAATTGTagcattgaaaatatattacttatatttatttcactttggtagtatttattatatcgtcAATTGGATCGATCTAtttcatatttgttaattatatttaatctatgttTCGACCAACACGATTCGATTCTTCGTTCGAAGCTATCGTCTAAGATCGTCTCTACCGACTAAAAGCTACGTCAGATGGCACTCTATGCTATCAGGCAGCTTTACCCACAAACATACTGAGTATAATTCAGTATTTATAATGAACGAAATAAAATAGTCCAGTATCGcacttaaatattactatagtcCAACATCTGGCAAATTCGTTAATCGCAACATCAGTATCGTCCAAAATGGATATCTGACTATCGACTTTTTGAATACATCATAcgatactacatacatacatctaaaCTCATATCGTATAACACCTTTTCATTTCACTTCAATACAAAACACAAAAGAAACCCTATTTTCTTTAAGTTCACAtaccataatattttaagtatggCCCTACATACCTAATTTACGATCAGTGGTAAACAGTAATACATTCGATGGGGAGACGGTTCACATAAAGCGGACACGAATGAAAGGAAGAAACGTAGCTGTCATAAGAACGAgtcaattacataaataaaagaggCAAGAGATGCGAAGTAGCGaaagacaaaatttaaaaacctaAAGACTAGACGACGGACGTGTCCTTTACGTGAACCGAGGCTCTCTTTGGCGGGCGGGCGCGCTTCGCGGGAGGGGGAGGGAGGTGGCGCACTACTTCTTGCGGGCCTTCTTCTCAGCCTTCTTGACCGCCTTGAGGTGCTTCTCGTGTTTGGCGCGCAGGTCCTTAAGGCGGCGCTTCATGCGGCGGCGCTCGTCGCCCGGCAGGCCCAGCAGCTTGAGGTCGGCCGAGCTGAGCGACAGCAGCAGCGCGCCGTCCACGCCGCGCGTCGCGAACGCGCCCGCATACCGCTCCAGCCCCTCGCCCAGGCCCGACACCCACTGCCATACCTGACGAGCGATAGCACACGTTTTAGTACCACTTATACTAAAAAATTTTACTCCCACgggattgtaattaaaaatgtctcaCTTATGAGTTTCTAGAAGATCAGCGGTTAACGGGAGTCGATCGACTGGGCCCTGCGATTGGCGACTAAGTAAAGAAATAAAGTTTCTAGTGATCACTAGAAACTTTATTTACACCGGAAGTACATCTGTCACCTGCTGCTTGGTCCAGAGGTTGACGGGGTGCGGCGGCGCGGcgagcgcgggcgcggcggcgtgCGGCGCGTGCGCGGGCGACAGGCTGGCCTCGGACGCGCACGCCGACAGCGGCTGCCACGGCACCTCGCCGCCGACTACACAAGCCGGAGCTTTCTTCACTACAACCACAGCACCGCATCACCCCGCGCCGACACGTCGTTACACGTGGTGTGACGTCATGCCGGCCACGCGAAACCGATGTTAGTGTCCGAACGTGCGACACTTCGTTTTACCATCAATCAACCCACTATCGAGGTTGTGACATTTAAATCGAAGATTTtatgtatttcaaaataattagtaaaaaacaaaagatgaCCTGTGTCACATAGTTTTCTAAATTACGAATTTAAAGCTATCACAAAAGcagaacaaaataatgttaatgagTAAGCGAGATAGAAGTTATTATGCCACCAACACCAAATAAGAAATTTGTagtgattaatattaaacaaaattttttctAGGAAATAGAACCAActacatataatttgtataatcgaTTACAAATAAGAAACATTAGTTACAGCAAGAGCAAAAATGTACAATTTCTAACtagttaataagaaaaataaatagaattatatttatccagtagataagcaaataaatatagcttcaaaataattaattttcgttGATCGTAGAGTCCTACAGGGAAATTTTCCAACAACAAAATCAAGGTCaacattaagataaaaaaaagactGAACAAAGAAGACAAAATCGAGCAATAATTTGTACACTTATCGGGCTTGTAAACGCCTAcagtcttttttatatattatgcaatGATTGCAATCGCTAAATTTACTaatcttcaaaatatttgtaaatttaattaaataatttaagtaaacagTAAATCTGaacagtaaaaataacaaatcaaagGTAAGACTTTAGTCTAATTCGTAACCATTTGATTCCTCATCTATCAGATGTATTTATACCATTTTATCGAAACCCgattaaaaagttttgtataaaGGGACGCACAGCGTAAACGGCTTTTAACAATCTCACCGAGCCCGATATACTATATCGACACGAGTATATCGTCTTTTAGAGTTTTCCGGATCAAAAGTTGTCGGTTTTACGTTTGAATCGCGATCAAACAATTTATTCCATCGAATGAATAAACGATCAGAGTACGGGAGCACTATACGGGAGTCCGTTCGTCGTCGGCGGCTCACCTCTGGCGTTGGCCTCGCTGACGGCCTGGCGGATCTCGTCCACGAGGTCGTTGGTGAGCTGCACGGCGTCGGGCTGCGGCGAGCTGCCGGCCGCCAGGCGCCGCTCGCGCTCCGCCAGCACCTGCTTCAGCTGCTCCGCCAGCGACGCGGGCGGACCTGCCCACGCACTCACGGTCACTCCCCACCGACACGTACTGACGTGCTTATTGGATACTTTGCACCACTTGTTACGAAATATTATAGCTCTCCTTGTGATGTTTTTATGACGACGTATCTCCTTAGCGGATTCAAATATCGTTATCATATAATATCATGACGTTTGGCAAACTTTTGCTAACACGATATTGGTGAATTCTAAatcatattacaattaattttatactaattttatatattctctcacataatattttagacCCAATTAGATACGTTTTGTGTACACTCAAGATtacatcttttattatattaaaaaaaaacgtacggTACTTTTTTGATGATTTTCGTATTCacgtatgataaatataaatcttaaaaacttAATCTACCCATTTAACAAAGTGACAATTATAAGCCGATACTAGGTTACTTGTCAATTAATCACGAGCATAAcattaaacatataacataagaCAAACACGTGTGATGTGCGACACGAGAGTAATCAGTGAACGAAGCGTCAAACACAAAGCTAGCGGACAGCGTGCGCGGCGGGCGGGGCGTACCTGACAGCGGGTGCAGGCGCGGGTCGCGCGCGTACACCGCGTCGTCGGTGGCGCTGCCGATCGAGCTGCCGCAACTCTGACGCTCGCGCTGAGAATTACGTACATAAACCatattctacatttaaaaatacatacatataataattcatttaatatattaaataattgattgaaTAGGTGTTAGTAAAACCGTAAATCAACCACAGCAAGCATGGAAATACAGAAATTATCGTTCTATTTTCAATCATTTAAAGAGCACTTTCCTAAGTGAATTGTTATTTACATCATTACATTGTGAGTATCGATCGAGCTGTTATGTTAAAACAGGAATCggttttttttcaacatttatacgttaaaaaaacaattaagtcATCATATCACATTAGAGTTAACAGTGTTAAGTATGAAatgagtattttaatatttccattATGTTTCATGACATCAAATTgactaaaaataattcaatttaaaaagcacattaataaattgttttgtaaagcCTGAGATCGATGCAAGTTATGTCAAAATTAATCATTTGTCgtgaatttatgttatatatttatatttaatgtatctttTCTCCCACTAACGGATATTGAACTCTAGTTTATATGATGAATAACGTCTAGAACGTCATGTTTTTACTAACAGTGTGGTGGGAGGTGTGTGTGGGGGCTCCCGACGTGGATTCACTCAGCGATTCGTCGGCAGAGTCGTTGTATGAGTCATCTAAGCCGTCGTACTGAAAATGGTACAGTTTATTATTAGTGTTGATAGGTATTAATagcaaaaaaatgtaatacctataaaagtaatgttttcatttaacgTGTCATTCGGCTTTAATGACGATATTATTCTTCGTTTCGCTACAACGCGTCTTTTAAGCTTGAACGCATAATATttctactatatttataattaacgttaTTTCAAACGataccaaataatttaattgtaataatattttttcacgttcaaatatattctattgAAGTAAACTAGAAAAAGCcgaccattattattattacagaaatattttttttactatatagtCGTCGtaagaaacaaaacatattattgattattatgaaacatcataaattatataaatacagatcCTAATACCTAATGTGTTGGTGAAATAGCAAAGTTCTGTATTTACAATGTATCAGATTAACCTTTAAAtgctaaatttataaacatgcaCTACCGTAAACAGCTCAATGAAAATTGAATCAAACTAATTTaatgttgtaattaaaaaaagctacatagaaattaatgataataaatgaatacactCTCGAAGTAACtaattaaatgcaatatttatgtttttttatgaacgaTGCTATGTATAAAGCTACGGCTTATAATATGACGATTAACTGAATACTGAATTATAAGCTCTAATAATGaaatagcaaaataataatattctattgtttACGTGATGAGTTACGTCTGCCTTTAAATCACCATGGCGCCCAGGGTTTCGGCGATTtgaagtaaagaaaataaagtgaTTAGTTAACACGTTCTTCAAGAG contains:
- the LOC125069492 gene encoding p21-activated protein kinase-interacting protein 1-like, translating into MDELIVGTYEGFLLGYSLLPQEDGRKLKQTFATHSHTASVRCISIAGKFLASGGTDDKVVVIDLKTRKEHTVLMNHDGTVNAVAFTHGGTHLLTGSDDGCIIVTRTGNWQTEKIWKKAHGGQPVTAISVHPSDKLALSIGGDKTLRTWNLVKGRPAFTINLGSKGVTLPTEIKFSPTGDRFSLISLQNIDVWTISKAGLEKRLTCNSKPSTAQWTDDDRLFVGLENGNLIKFTVSETRAQTFQAHKQRVKCMHYENETLYTASSTGELKSWSINDNILEEICSANAACRVTCVALNRQSHLIKKEKSDDEIEEQNVSDNSENISDTDTNNVQKTSLKRKPGAFVTISYDDKEAEENKPSPAKKTKRKKRNKKKNKNVE